The genomic window ATCCGCCGCCGAAATACTCGAATCCGTCCGCGAAAAAGGCATCATCGGCGGCCTCGCGTTATCGAAATATTACGCCGGCCACGACAATGACTTCCTCGTCTGCGTGACGGAGACGAACTCAAAAGATCAAATGGATAAATTGGTCGCGGCTTTAACGTAAAAGGATGCCGAAATGCCTGTAAAGGACGACATCGATCGCAGAGGTTTTCTTTCTTCCGTTGGCAAAGGGCTTGGCCTTGCGGCGTTGGGGTCGGCGACTATTTGGTTTTTTCGTTTTTGCTTAGCCACGCGATTTATGGCTCGGCGATTATTTGAATTTTTTGTTTTAGCATTGCCACCCCATTTATGGTTCGGCGACTATTTGGTTTTTTCGTTTTAGCTTAGCCACGCCATTTATGGCGTGGTTGTGGTAGAGAACATTGATCCAGCCCGTTCACGGGCTTACCAAACCGATGTCGATCAGAGTTTATTCGGAGATAAATTTGCACATAACGTGGCATACAAAGGACAATCTGCAGATGATAACTACGGCGATGCAGCCTGAATTATATTCGTATCTTAAAAACAAGATCGTTGAAACCGAAGGCGCATATTTTCACAGTATCGGCGGAATTGAAACACACGTTCATATTGCGGCTTCGGTAAAGCCGTCTTTACATCTCGACGAATGGATCGGACAGCTAAAAGGCGGAAGTTCTTGCGCAATGGGCAAAGGTCTGCAATGGCAGCATGGATACGGCATTGTTTCATTCGGAACAAAGGATCTGCCGTGGATATTGGACTATATACGTAATCAGGAACAGCACCATAAAAAGGGAACGATCTACGACCGATTGGAACGGATTGAAGAATGAAAAGGGCGTGAACGCCCTGAACCGTATATTTGAAACTCACCACGCCGTAAACGGCGTGGCTAAGCTAAATCAAATCCGCGTTATGAAGATAGAAAGAAGAGCTTTTCTTTCCTCCGTTGGCAAAGGGCTTGGCCTTGCGGCATTGTCGTCGGGGGCGGTTGGGTCGCTGCTTGAGGATGTCAGGGCGGCGGTGCGGCATGTTGAGCATCTTTCGTCTTTGGAGGCGGCGGCCGACGAAGATTTCTGGGCGGTCATTCAGCAGTCGTTTTCGGTAACGCGGGGCATTATCAACCTGAATAACGGCGGCGTTTCGCCCAGCCCGCGGATCGTGACAGAGGCTTTTATCCGTTACACATGGCAGCAGGAAGACGCGACCGCATACACGATGTGGCAGATACTTGAGCCGCAGTCCGAGACGATCCGCACGGGGCTTGCCGAAATGTTCGGCTGTTCTCCCGAGGAGATCGCGATCACGCGAAACGCGAGCGAATCGCTCGAAACTCTGCTTATGGGTTTCGACCTGAAAAGCGGCGACGAGATCGTCACCACGACGCAGGATTATCCGCGAATGCTGACGACGCTCAAACAACGCGAGCTTCGCGAAGGCCTGAAATTAAATCTCGTCAAGGTTCCCATTTCTCCCGATAATATAAACGATCTTGCGGCACCATTTGAAAAAGCCGT from Chloracidobacterium sp. includes these protein-coding regions:
- a CDS encoding transposase, with protein sequence MSIRVYSEINLHITWHTKDNLQMITTAMQPELYSYLKNKIVETEGAYFHSIGGIETHVHIAASVKPSLHLDEWIGQLKGGSSCAMGKGLQWQHGYGIVSFGTKDLPWILDYIRNQEQHHKKGTIYDRLERIEE